ATGTCTCCAATTTAAATATTTGGATAAATAGTAATTGCACTATAAGTGTTTTTTATTGATAAATGTCGATGAATTTCAAATCCAGCTTTGTTTTCATTATTAAGTTTACTATATCGCCCAACATAAACTGAATCGTTATTGATATCCTTATCACTACACCAAATAAAATCATGAGTCCATAATGTTTGGCTGTAAACTAAATAATAACAAAAGAAAACATAACTACATAAAACTGCACTAGGTAAAAAGATACTTGAATTAATTTCTGAAATCGATTTACCTCTCTGATCTACGAATACTTCTTTCTTTACCAAATACCATTCAAGATTGAAACTTTTTTCTACTGAAAAAGCTTCATTTAAATACCAATCTTGATTATAAAAACAAGGTTCTGAATGATTTGGATCCCATCCAAAATGTTCTCTCATCTTTATTAATGTCAAAGGTGTTTTATCTTTATAAAAGGGAACACCTAATATCAAAATGTAATCTTCTTTTTTTCTCTCTAAAAGTTCAATGTTGTATTTTAATTCAGGGGGCTCATTTAAAATAATCTGCGGAAGATATATTCCCATTCTTTTTTCAATTATTTTCAACTCTTTAGGGCCAATGAAATTGATGCCCATAATTTCTTTTACTTGTTTTAAACTTGACTTTCTTTCCATTTTTGATGTTCTATTGCCTCTTGAAATGTTGCTAGATGTCCCATCGATGAATATTTTTTAATACGATCAAACTCAGAATCCAATAAATCGAACCTTCTACCCCATCTTGATTCTTCAAACCATAAAAGGTCACTTGAAGGCGCATTAATTAATTCCAAATTAATTTTGCTTAGAATTACTTGCTTTAAAAATGTTAAAAATGCCCGATATTGATGATAATGTGAAGCAACTATAATAATCCTTTTCCAATTTAATTTTGCGGCCATTTCGACAATATTAATAGCCTGCTCTAATGTATTCATTGATTTTTCTTCATGAATAACATCTTTACTGCCTATTCCGTTTTTTTTTAGTTCTGTTAAAATATAAGAAAATGGAAAGCTGCCATAATCTAAATTATTAATGCCTCCGGAAAATATTAATTTATCTGCCCAATTATCAAGTAATAAATCCGCAGCTTTTTTACATCTATTTACCCCATCACCTTCTAATAAAATTATCGCATCTGATTTTTTAAGTCTATCATTATCTACAATTGCAATAAACTTTTCTCTTAAACTTAATTTCATTTTATAAATCTGTCCAATAAATAGGTGCGTCTTCTTCAATATTCTTAGAAGCAGTTCTTCCAATAACTGAATCTTTATATTTCGGGTAAATTCCAAGCGCGGGTCTTAAAACAGTAAGGTCATCTCTATCAATAATTTTTCCTTTGGGTATAAACTTTGTTGAATATAATCCTCGTCTCTGTACATAAACGGTTTCAGCTTCTTCTTCTACAACTACTTTTCGTGTAGATCCCAAAGCTTCTTCTAATTCTCTAATATAATCCACCATTCTCTTGAATTCATTTACATTCATTGAATGGGGATGATCAGGACCAATATCATAGTTACTTAATGTAAAATGCTTTTCAATTACTTTTGCTCCTAGTGCAATTGAACCTAAAGCAACAACAGGTCCTGGTGAATGATCAGAATATCCTGTCAAAATATTAAAAGCGGTCTGAAACGTTTTTAAGACATTAATGTTAGCACTTTCGATTAGAGATGGATAATTTG
The nucleotide sequence above comes from Ignavibacteriota bacterium. Encoded proteins:
- a CDS encoding YdcF family protein, which produces MKLSLREKFIAIVDNDRLKKSDAIILLEGDGVNRCKKAADLLLDNWADKLIFSGGINNLDYGSFPFSYILTELKKNGIGSKDVIHEEKSMNTLEQAINIVEMAAKLNWKRIIIVASHYHQYRAFLTFLKQVILSKINLELINAPSSDLLWFEESRWGRRFDLLDSEFDRIKKYSSMGHLATFQEAIEHQKWKESQV